CAGGTGcaagccgtgaatttggtagcaTTAGGATCAATTTTTAACATACAACTCCAGCAGTTGAATTGAGGTAGAGATTTTATTTATAGATCTAAGATCAAGTTTGTTTCTTGAATTGTTATGTAATGTGACTCAGGGAGACTGTTGCCTTTACAAAACATATACCTATTTTCTAtacaatgattaaaggtcttacAGGTTTTTAACATTTGGTTGCAATAAAGAACAAACCTACCTTATGCATCCATATCCTTCCTTTCCTTATAATATGCGTTAACCTATCAACACACACTCTGTGAAGAGGAAGATAGAAGCCAAGTTCACTTTGTGGAAGTATAATTGATAGTCCATATGTACTTCTGTCCCCATTCCAGTTTCCATCAAAGATTAATGACACAATAATTACTCCTTTTTCTGCCAAGACAAAAAACTTCACATCTATTGCTCCACTCTCTGCATTCCTAAGTATTTCCCCATTCAATGTGTGATTTGCAAGAAAAGTTatttctccatcactgagaagCATCTGTTCCGTCTTGGGGGCCCAGATGTGTCTGACTCTAGGTCCAAGAATATTGTCCCAGTAGGCAAAAGTAGCTGCTAGTAATGGTGAGTCCCCATTCAAGGAGATCTCTGTCTTGGCAACTGCAGGAGAAGGAGGTGGACAGAGAGCTGACATGACTGCTTCTTAACTGTCACATCATAGAGATTTTTTCCATCACCTagaaaaaaagagttttaaaagagaaaagagtGGGATTAGCACTGGTTATTTGTTTGCCCCTTTTCTTCTTCACTAAACTGATGACAGACAAGTTTTGATTTCTACCTTACGCATTTGGGATTCTATTCTAATCTCCGTGTATGGATGAAGTCTGCAAGCGCACTTTTGACTTAAGTATAGTTGTGTGCACAAGTCTATTACATACGAGTGggataataaaataaatctttacatttaatttaaagaCCTAATTGTTGATTAAGGCTCTTTCAATTCCCTATATGAATACACTAAAACCAATTAGTATACATCAAATATGAAGCTACAGCTAATTTTTGAGACATTACATATATcttgaatattttcatgaaacTCAGAAATCAAGTTTATGTGCCAGACACTTAATTTACAGTGTTGATTTCTCATTAGAAAGCTGTAAATCTTGACCATTTTGTGTTAATTTGTAAATGATATCTAGATACCATGACAACTAAACAGACAATTTATAAATGCTATTTAATAAATACAGATACCACATACTATTATTAACGGATAGACTTGGTATGATCTTGGCAAACGTCGTCTACCGgccccacacacaaacaaaataatGAAGTTAAAATCACCATTGATTTAGCGAGCAGCTACATCTTCCCCATATAAGAAAGAAAGGTCCTTTCTGAGCAGAAACCTAACACTCAACCACTAAAGCATCTCTCTTGAACCAGTTACATAGTTATCTACATCCTACAATTTCTGCACATGAGCATCAATTGCTAGTGCTGTTTATCATGTACTGCTGAAGAAATTTCTTCCACAAAAGTCAGATTGTTTTATTCATCTCTGCAAAAAAATATTATAAGTGCTTATACACTTAAAAAATAGCACATCTGCTTAAGTATTTTCCGTTCCTGCACTGAAAACCATGCAGGCAGATCTATGAGTCTTTGTAGTTTTTAGAGCATGACTGGaacttaaaagaagaaaaacattcaCTTAACAAGTTCAAATTCTTAAAACAGAATACATAGCGTAACGACAGATGCACTTCTTAGAATAGATACTGGCGAGACACTATTGCCTCACCCCCAAAAGTGTCCAACTGTACATTTctcaaaatgtaaataattttagGAAATACAGACTTGTTCATAGTTGAACTACATATACCTTTGAGGTGTGCAAGATATAAAGCATATATTCAACTGCAACATTCCACATAGAGCCTGCAAGAAAGACACCAGCATATTCCAAAGAGAAAACTAAAGTTTAAGGTTGCTTGCCACAGAACTTGAATTGGGATTGAGGGAAACAgatatttttgctgatacagactaacatagctaccattctgaaacctgtcacaatggAGAAGAATTCAAGATAGCAGGATATTAGAAGTACTAATAGAATATTAACAGTACCAACCCTAGGCATTTATTAAATTActattgaatttttttcattcttaAAGCACAAGACCCTGAGTTATCCGGGTGCTTACTACTGACTCtttttcaaacagctctagtGCTTTCTGGTTTTAGTGACTTATGCAAATTTCAGAATGTTTTTCTCCTTCATCCTACCATCTACAATCAgatccattttatttaaaacataacaCTTGGGTGGCTTATTATCATTACACCTGGCTGAAAAAAAAAGATACCTTTTCACAAAAAAAggtttttgaccaactctagttGTAATATTTTTGCATTAAGCTGTATATTAAACAAAATTTGAACTTATCCCAAGTGTTTGTCTCTTCCCCCTACCCAAtgtttgtctacacttgaaatgctacagcagcactgctgtagcTGCACCGCTGAAGTCCTTcagttactcctgagggcattctgaaccaaaaaattaaaaattctgcacacaatattttgaaattgtgcaaattttatttatcaaataaatgtggaagctccagcatggcattggggagcacaggccactggctgcacagaggtgggagatcattgTGAAGCTCCCCACGAGGcacggactcagcagtgaggctgcacccaaccctgtcacagcgcaaggactgggcctgccccagaaacaccccagggccatgcccctctgtgccaggtacaccaggtgtgggcagggaggctcaaggcaggatccaagtgtggagggactgaggtgtgggttgagagggttctgcgTGGGGCAATCTGGATGCAGGCAGCTTAGTGCGGAATCCAGGtgcaggggggatctggatgcacaggggcttgctggggggttctgggtgtaacggtaatgggactctgcaggggtgtccaggtgaaggtgattgGGGCTCAGCGGGGAAGGGTACAGAGcttggcaggggggtctgggtgtgtgtgtgggggggtccaggtgcagctgttgggacttggtggggtggggaatctGAGTGCGGGTGACTTGTctgggtggtccaggtgcagggggagtggggctcatggGTGGGGTTTCTGAGTGTGGGGGGTGACGCTTGGCAGGAGGGTCTGCGTATgaaggggtctggatgcacgggaGTTGGGtgaatgggggagcagctccctgtacagggggGATCTGTCCCCCTTagagctgaggagtgatgggtgcaggaagtgggagTGGGGCGAGTTTGCACAGCTTCCTTCAGCCAGGGGGGAAAATCTGGGGGTAGATCTGACCCGGCCCCAGATGctgtgcaagggaagaggaagttccGTCCTCCCCAGCCCTAGAAGCTGAGCCCGGTGCagagtaggagccaccagccaggtcttccccaatccctcctcctgctccacagtgatttacctctctgccggctgccctgggcccccgaaacatactgctggggagagtcGCATGAcggctcttgtggcttccctgtcagaaagtcatttttctgcggggaagcaaagaaatctgaagTGGGACATGGATGCACAGGAGTAATTCAGTGTACACTACCTACGCCAAAGGGAGGGATTCTCCCACTGGTGTAGATAATCCTTCTCCCTAAGACGACATGTGAAAAAATCCGCAACCCGATTGACACAGTTAAGCCaatttaattttctagtgtagaccaggcctctatCTGTATCTGGGAGTCTCTTCCTCTCTGTATTCCACTGTCTATTTTCATTTATTCTACAATAGTAATTCCATCTCTCCATTCCACTCCCTTTTCCTGAGTTGTGTGCACTTTGCCTTTCAAGCTCTCCCTCTAGTTTTCCCAAAAAATCTCCTCTCTTTTCTCATAGCCTCAATCTCTTCATTTTCTAAAAGAGCGTACTGACTTAAATACaagcaatttaaatcactgattttaataattCTTTAAATAATCAATCTTAATTCGGTTTTGTGTTTGTATgttctttctttaggaaaataactgttTAGTCTCACTGTCTGGTAACTATTAAGCCATGTTGATTaaaaactaaatatagcctttgcaCTAAACTTGGTGTTTCTTAATGTTAACCAGGATACGCTGTATTTATACACATTTTAAGTTATTTAACATAACTTACATTTATTGATAGTCTTTTATACATtattttgttagaaaatggtgtATGATGCATTTTTTACTTGATTAAATTCTCTACTTTTATGGAAAttcaaatacattaatttttttaaatgctgtttttgtgcattttaagtGTAccggatacataagaaaaaaagtttatcaaaacatgttttgcatttaaaactaacatttattaaacaaaggaattaTTAGCTACTGTTGGTgaactgaactgattgtttctgttcATCACGTACTCCAAGATTTTAGAACTATTAGATCTCATCCTTATACCcaatttttattcatagactggaaaACAAGTTTTCTTGCTTCTTCAACTCACAATTGGTTTCTTAataaactagtcattgaactaCTTGAATGAACTAAATAGTCTGTCTGTACCAGCAGAAGAGGCTAATGCTGTCAAAAAACTGGCGAGTGACTTTTGCCAGTTctgtggtttgactttctttaaagcaCAGCAGCAAACAcatactgcttaatattattttttgtatttaatttaaactttAATCGATTGTAACTAgcttaggccttaacataggttgtcaatttcaaatttaaacttaaatctaaattatatttaatttaaactaaaaacCAGTTTATAGCGACGCTACTGAGTTATCCAGCCTCTCCATTCCAACAGGTTATTTTGACTGGAGTGAAATCTGCAAAGCTCAAGCAAATGCTTACCCAACAAGGAGAAGAAAGGCACCACAGCACAAAAGGAGGAAGAGGTGTGAAAGTTGTTACTGCGCAGCCTGTGAGACAGATCCCTCCTTACCCCAGGCTCAAAACCACAGACACATGAAAACATAAGCTACCAAAAGCAATGACACACTTTACTGGAGAAGGCGGCTACTCACTGCACTGGGGCGGTGGGTAATGGCCACAGGTGGGCACCAGAGCCAGGCCCCCACTAATACCACCCCCCACCTCTTGTGTGGCTCACTTCACCTCTAGAGCTCGatgcactttgcaaaggaggccACGATCACAACCCCTACTTctcaggtggagaaactgaggcacgggcggGTGACGTGAGGTGCACAAGGTCACCCACCAGGCTAGTGGCCGAGCCAGGGACAGATCCCTGGTCTCCCGTGCCCCAGTCGAGGGCTTGGTCCACCGAGCCCACACAGCCACCCCCAACCCCCCGTAtacggccccccccccccccccccacccccccccccccccaagctcgcggctgcagccccagctgcgCGATGAGCCGCCTGGCGCCAGGCCCCGCCCGCTAGAAGATTCCATCTGGCCCTGACGGCAACGGCCACAACGTCCCCCTCAACCGCTGCGGGGGAGACTCGCCCCAGTTATTCGCCCGCCCAGCCCCCAGGCTCACCTGCGCAGCCGCACTCCCCGCAGCCGCCCGCCGCGCGCCGGAACCGCCACACTGTACGGACAAACAAGCCACGCTCGCCGCCGGCCTCAGACAAATCCCCTCGCGCATGCgcctccgcccctgccccccgcGACCTCGTCTGTCTCGCTGGCGCCCCAGCGCTGGCAGCCGTGGCGCGCGGGCTGCCCCCCGCTCCCGCACGCGCAGGCGCGCGAGGCGGGGAGAGAAGCCAGTCCGTGCACGTGagcgtgctgctgctgctggcactggcAATATACGTGTATGGAGGCGTCTGTGGCTGCAGGgtcatgggggaagggggaggttacTTTGTAGCACTGATTTTTGCAACCCCATAACTTCCAGCCCCTGCCCACCGTAAAAGCATGTTAGCTCATAATTCACTAAAAAGAACGGGTACTTTTTACTTGCCTCCTGGATTTTGGCATTAGGggtcaggtcacattttcaagcttttctctctgtgcctttttctttttctaaaatgaaaatctCATGTCATCCTATGCAGCACTTCACACAAGGAACTTGTTTTAGGTCTTTATGCCCTACTATGACACAAATACAACAACAGAgtcaatcccaagcattcaaaactcatAATTaccttaaaaacaattttttatttgatGTCTCCGGTTTGACCTGTCAAGATTAAGGACTCCAAGCATCCATAACCATGAAAGATAGATACTTTCTTTTCAAGTACAAGATGATAGTTCCTTGTAATCACATAACTCCAGCagctgaatctgtaaaaaacaaaaacaaacaaaaaatgcacaCCAAATGTTTCAAGAGTTGGCAATAGGAAAAACGGGACACCTCATCACCCTATTTGGCAACACTATGATGCACTCCCTGGcctgaagatcttacagtctGACCAGACAAGACAAAcagtcccattttacaaatgagacacagagaggttacaGCTCTATTGCTAAAAACTGCCCAGGAGTCTGGACATTTAGTCAAATTCTTTGTGGGGTcctggcttaagtgacttgccaatgTGCACAAAGGAAATTTAAGGCAAAAGCATGGAACTGAATTTCAGTCTCCTGTGTCCTAGGCCACTGCTGTAAGCAcaaaatcatccttcctctcaaaattcctttaaaattaaagaatATAATTCCAGTTTCATAAAGATTTAATACACTACGCTGTTATGCAACTTtttgccataccatggcaagaaGCAAATCTCTAAACATATGCTTACTGTGCTTTTGTTACAATATAGcccttttttagtttgtttttagtAGTTgacatggtttttattttttacaaaataccCCTTAGAAAAGcctatatacatttttattttatatcaatTATGTACATTTATTGGATTATGCTATTGTTTTGTAAAAGgtaaaatttcaatttaaaaatcattcaAAAATGTGTACAACTGCTCTTTGAACAGTGGAACAAATCGCAAAACTAGCTTGTAGTGATAAAAGCTGTTGAAATTTAAATTGTCAGGCTAAAAATCACGCATTAAACTCAAAGCTAACATGAACAGGCTCAGCAATTTTGACTACAGTGCAATCCTTACATCAAGACTAAATttgaccatatatatatatatatatatgtttgtttattttaaattcgTTATGCTAGTTACTAACATActaaattattaaaattgaaaGGATGATATATTTATTTGTTCATTATTTATGCAGTTTACTGTTTATATTTCACTCCTTTTGGACAGCAAAAGTAGATTGGGTAAACCCTACCTCTGATGTATGAGCCAAACAGTAAGCTCTATAGGTTAGAAGCGTAATAGGAAATTTGAATCTAGCGGCATACAGCCTTAGTGAAGCAGCAGAGCGGTAAAGAGGATATGGTATTGGAGGAAAAAGTTAGGGGACCTCAGCTCTATCTATTGTTTCTGACATTGagttgctatgtgaccttgggcaagtaatttaacatctctgtgcctcagtttccccaccagtaaAAGGGGAGCCTGCTTTGAAAGCTATGAATAAAAATTATATCAGTGTTaaacattattattaaaataagtaGACATGTTTCCTTTTAATATATATTGCGGTTTGGTTGCCATGCTGAGGTATCTGCAAGGGCGATTCATTTCTGTGTCAGCAACTTTGccctttgcctttttgtttttccGTCAACTCTTTGGGTTTTCTTCATGTAGCCAACAAAATAGGAATCTCATTTTACATGATCTGAAAAGactaaaaatatgcatgcagGTGCATTTTGCAGAGACAGTAGAGAAGTGGTGATTGACAGATTGCTATGTAAGCAGATATTTTTCCAAGCAGAAAATACAGCTGGTGGCAAAGCTTAACCCTGCATTTCTATGTCAAAGTTAATTATAAAGagtacaaaacaaagcaaaaaggaGGAGATGGTTCAGTTCAGGCTGTGGGCCAGGGCTTaagcaaccaaccaaccaaacaccttttttaaaacatttgcagTGTCTCTTCTCCTGAAGAAcgtcatttttaaataaagggagGTTTGGGTGAATGGAAAAAGAGACTGAATAATATTTACTAGAACTCCACTGTGAGGACTGGTGGAAAAGCAGGCATTTTCATTATCTCGTCTTTGCATTTGTGGTGTGAGATAGGGGTAGATATACTAAGTGATTTGACCTAGAAACACAAAAATGGATTTCTCCATTTCTCC
This genomic window from Trachemys scripta elegans isolate TJP31775 chromosome 6, CAS_Tse_1.0, whole genome shotgun sequence contains:
- the C9orf72 gene encoding guanine nucleotide exchange C9orf72 homolog isoform X2 translates to MSALCPPPSPAVAKTEISLNGDSPLLAATFAYWDNILGPRVRHIWAPKTEQMLLSDGEITFLANHTLNGEILRNAESGAIDVKFFVLAEKGVIIVSLIFDGNWNGDRSTYGLSIILPQSELGFYLPLHRVCVDRLTHIIRKGRIWMHKERQEHFQKIVLESTERMEDQGQSIIPMLTGEVIPVMELLSSMKSHSVPEEINISDTVLNDDDIGDSCHEGFLLNAISSHLQTCGCSVVIGSSAEKVNKIVRTLCLFLTPSERKCSRLCRNESSFKYESGLFVQGLLKMWMSTQ